One genomic window of Coffea eugenioides isolate CCC68of chromosome 1, Ceug_1.0, whole genome shotgun sequence includes the following:
- the LOC113764587 gene encoding cinnamoyl-CoA reductase 1-like, producing MKTVCVTGASGYIASWIVKFLLQRGYTVKASVRDLNDPKKVGHLLALDGAERLQLFKANLLEEGSFDAAIHGCDGVFHTASPFYHSVTDPQAELIDPALKGTLNVLGSCAKSPSVKRVVLTSSVAAVYYNGRSRSPDVVVDETWWSLPDLCKENKLWYVLSKTLAEDAAWKFVKEKGLDMVTINPAMVIGPLLQPTLNTSAAAILNLINGAKTFPNSTLGWVDVRDVANAHVLAFENPSASGRYCLVERVAHYSEVVKILHTLYPSVKLPEKCADDKPFVPTYQVSKEKAKSLGLEFTPLEQSIKETVESLKEKNFLGSSAAL from the exons ATGAAGACAGTGTGTGTAACAGGGGCTTCGGGTTACATAGCATCATGGATTGTCAAGTTCTTGCTCCAGCGTGGTTACACTGTCAAGGCATCTGTTCGTGACCTCA ATGATCCAAAGAAGGTAGGACACTTGCTTGCGCTTGATGGAGCTGAGAGACTTCAGTTGTTCAAAGCTAACCTACTGGAAGAAGGTTCTTTTGATGCTGCAATTCATGGGTGCGATGGCGTTTTTCATACAGCATCTCCTTTCTACCATTCAGTCACTGATCCTCAG GCTGAATTGATTGATCCTGCTCTAAAAGGCACTCTTAATGTTCTTGGATCATGTGCAAAATCACCATCTGTGAAAAGAGTGGTTTTGACATCCTCTGTAGCTGCAGTTTACTACAATGGCAGGTCTCGTTCTCCTGATGTGGTGGTTGATGAGACTTGGTGGAGTCTTCCTGATTTATGCAAAGAAAACAAG TTATGGTATGTGCTCTCGAAGACATTGGCTGAGGATGCTGCCTGGAAGTTTGTAAAAGAGAAAGGTCTCGACATGGTTACAATAAACCCAGCTATGGTGATTGGGCCTCTATTACAGCCAACACTTAACACCAGTGCTGCTGCGATCTTGAACTTAATAAATG GTGCAAAAACATTCCCAAATTCAACATTGGGCTGGGTTGATGTCAGAGATGTTGCTAATGCCCATGTACTAGCTTTTGAAAATCCGTCGGCAAGTGGAAGATACTGCCTGGTTGAAAGAGTGGCACATTACTCTGAAGTTGTGAAGATCTTGCATACACTATATCCTTCTGTGAAACTTCCAGAAAA GTGTGCTGACGACAAGCCATTTGTGCCAACGTACcaggtttcaaaggaaaaagcaaaaagcTTAGGCCTTGAATTCACGCCCCTTGAGCAAAGCATCAAGGAAACAGTTGAAAGCTTGAAGGAGAAGAACTTTCTGGGCTCTTCTGCTGCACTGTGA